From one Coffea eugenioides isolate CCC68of chromosome 11, Ceug_1.0, whole genome shotgun sequence genomic stretch:
- the LOC113751870 gene encoding putative polyol transporter 1, with amino-acid sequence MSSVLLGYDTRVMSGAMIYIQRDLKISDVQQEVLAGTINVYALLGSAIAGRTCDWVGRRYTIAMAGVIFFVGAFFMAFATNYAFLMVGRFVAGIGVGYGLMIAPVYSVEISPRSIRGFTTSFTEMFINFGALLGYVSNYFFAKLATNLGWRFMMGVGAIPSLMLFVGGLVMPESPLWLVLQGRVGMARRISEKTSESLPEAQERLADIKEAAGIPKDNHDEVVEVPKTRTGGRGAWKEMFIHPTRAVLHITIAGIGLCFFQQASGIVTVMMYSPTIFEKAGIKSDSGKLLATISVGVTKTIFLVSAFYLDKFGRRILLLTSTGGLVCSLVGLGIGLTVIDHHPNEKLTWAIAVCFCCVLSSVATFSMGLGPVAWVYSSEIFPLRLRALGSGLAVAMNRLISGVILMTFISLYKAITIGGAFFLFGGVAFAAFVFFFTLLPETRGRGLEEMEEMFGSFFKWRSTVKELEERKKLKAEEEKTNDLA; translated from the coding sequence ATGTCATCAGTCCTACTTGGTTATGACACGAGAGTGATGAGTGGAGCAATGATCTACATACAGAGGGATCTTAAAATCTCCGATGTCCAACAAGAAGTCTTGGCGGGAACCATCAACGTCTACGCTCTTCTGGGTTCAGCCATCGCCGGTCGGACGTGCGACTGGGTAGGCCGACGATACACCATAGCCATGGCCGGAGTAATCTTCTTCGTCGGTGCCTTTTTTATGGCATTTGCCACCAACTATGCCTTCCTTATGGTCGGCCGGTTTGTCGCCGGGATCGGAGTTGGGTATGGTTTGATGATAGCCCCTGTATATTCTGTCGAGATCTCTCCGAGATCAATTCGGGGATTCACCACTTCTTTCACGGAAATGTTCATCAACTTTGGCGCGCTGCTGGGATACGTGTCCAACTATTTCTTCGCCAAGCTTGCCACAAACTTGGGGTGGAGATTCATGATGGGAGTTGGCGCAATTCCATCGCTAATGTTGTTCGTGGGGGGCTTGGTCATGCCGGAGTCGCCACTTTGGCTGGTGTTGCAAGGCAGAGTAGGGATGGCCAGAAGAATTTCGGAGAAAACCTCGGAATCTTTACCAGAAGCCCAGGAGAGATTAGCCGACATTAAGGAGGCTGCCGGCATCCCCAAGGACAACCACGACGAGGTGGTAGAGGTCCCCAAGACCAGAACCGGTGGTAGAGGTGCATGGAAGGAAATGTTCATCCATCCCACACGGGCGGTTCTGCACATCACGATCGCAGGCATCGGTTTATGCTTCTTCCAGCAAGCTAGCGGCATTGTTACGGTGATGATGTACAGCCCCACAATCTTCGAGAAGGCCGGTATAAAGAGCGATAGCGGTAAGCTACTGGCCACCATATCTGTTGGGGTCACCAAGACCATCTTCTTAGTGTCTGCATTCTATCTAGACAAGTTCGGACGGCGGATATTGCTGCTAACAAGCACCGGTGGTCTGGTATGCTCCCTGGTGGGACTGGGCATTGGGTTAACGGTGATCGATCATCATCCGAACGAGAAGCTAACCTGGGCCATAGCTGTTTGCTTTTGCTGCGTATTGTCGAGCGTAGCAACCTTTTCAATGGGGTTAGGTCCGGTTGCTTGGGTTTACAGCTCGGAAATTTTCCCCCTGAGGTTAAGGGCTCTGGGAAGCGGTTTGGCGGTGGCCATGAACAGGTTGATCAGCGGGGTCATTTTAATGACCTTCATTTCATTGTACAAGGCCATCACCATAGGCGGAGCATTCTTTTTGTTCGGTGGAGTTGCATTTGCGGCCTTCGTTTTCTTCTTTACACTGCTGCCGGAGACGAGGGGCAGAGGCCTGGAGGAGATGGAGGAAATGTTTGGCTCCTTTTTCAAGTGGAGGTCCACAGTCAAAGAgttggaggaaagaaagaaattgaaagCTGAAGAGGAGAAGACGAACGATCTCGCTTAG